In one window of Chitinivorax tropicus DNA:
- a CDS encoding MBL fold metallo-hydrolase: protein MLRFASLGSGSEGNGLIVECKQTRILLDCGFGLRDTLQRLARLHLTPTCLSAIIVTHEHRDHLQGVARLAAKFRIPVYASFGTFNAATTMAQAIPLIQPYDSHDTIDIDDLHIMPFPVPHDAREPTQHVFTDGQHRLGVLTDVGHITPLIEAKLTGCDALVLECNHDLQMLMDGPYPYPLKQRVAGRLGHLSNEQTAGLIRAIDTNSLQHVVAAHLSQKNNLPTLASAALSEALNCERDWIGIATQVDGFSWREIS, encoded by the coding sequence ATGCTGCGCTTTGCCTCGCTGGGCAGTGGCAGCGAGGGCAACGGCCTGATCGTGGAATGTAAACAGACCCGCATCCTGTTGGATTGCGGGTTTGGTCTACGAGACACGCTACAACGTCTCGCCCGCCTCCATCTCACGCCAACATGCCTCAGCGCCATCATCGTCACCCATGAGCATCGCGACCATCTGCAAGGCGTGGCCAGGCTGGCGGCCAAATTTCGTATCCCCGTCTACGCCAGCTTCGGCACATTCAACGCCGCAACCACCATGGCACAGGCTATTCCACTCATCCAACCCTATGACAGCCATGACACTATCGACATCGACGATCTGCACATCATGCCATTCCCCGTACCGCACGATGCGCGAGAGCCTACACAGCACGTTTTCACCGATGGGCAGCATCGGCTGGGTGTGTTGACCGATGTTGGCCATATCACACCATTGATCGAGGCCAAACTGACTGGTTGCGATGCATTGGTACTGGAATGCAATCACGATCTGCAGATGTTGATGGACGGCCCTTACCCCTACCCACTCAAGCAACGTGTGGCCGGGCGGCTAGGACATCTGAGCAATGAACAGACTGCAGGATTGATTCGAGCGATCGACACAAACTCGCTTCAACATGTGGTGGCGGCGCATTTGAGCCAGAAAAACAACCTACCGACACTGGCCAGCGCGGCCTTGAGCGAAGCATTGAATTGTGAGCGAGACTGGATCGGTATTGCCACCCAGGTGGATGGTTTCTCCTGGCGAGAGATCTCGTAG
- a CDS encoding FKBP-type peptidyl-prolyl cis-trans isomerase has product MQIIKDTVVSLHYEMYDGENQLVDKTEEPISYLHGGYDNIIPKLEEALHGKAVGDKLDVPMEPDEAFGEYDPTLVRMESADAFPEEVQVGMMFESDDAETGETILFRVTDIADGKVVVDGNHPLAGKRVMFKCEVTEVRAATAEEVSHGHAHGPHGHHHH; this is encoded by the coding sequence ATGCAAATCATTAAAGACACCGTCGTTTCATTACATTATGAAATGTACGATGGCGAGAACCAGCTTGTTGACAAAACCGAAGAACCGATCAGCTATCTGCATGGCGGGTACGACAACATCATCCCAAAACTGGAAGAAGCGCTGCACGGCAAGGCAGTAGGCGATAAGCTGGATGTGCCGATGGAGCCGGATGAAGCTTTTGGCGAATACGATCCAACGCTGGTACGCATGGAGTCGGCGGATGCATTTCCTGAAGAGGTGCAAGTTGGCATGATGTTTGAGTCGGATGATGCAGAAACAGGTGAAACCATTCTGTTCCGCGTCACGGACATCGCTGACGGCAAAGTGGTGGTGGATGGCAACCACCCGCTGGCTGGCAAGCGGGTCATGTTCAAGTGTGAGGTGACAGAGGTTCGTGCTGCAACCGCTGAAGAGGTTTCGCATGGCCATGCCCATGGCCCACATGGCCATCACCATCACTGA
- a CDS encoding cupin domain-containing protein, which produces MEQQSMQLLGGLSAEQFLTEYWQKKPLLVRQAVPGFQGLIDPAGLNDLACRDDAISRIVRFEKQQWQLAHGPFDRRQLKHWQQGAWTILVSNLNHFLPEAAKLFYQFQFIPFARLDDLMVSYAPEGGGVGPHFDSYDVFLLQAGGRKRWQISAQADQTFIEDAPIRVLKDFQSEQEWVLEPGDMLYLPPKYAHHGIALEPGMTYSIGFRAPSTQELATQFMTYLQDHISLQGMYTDPDLQPQQTPAEIHPDMIAKVQQMLTQLTWQREDIAAFLGTYLSEPKTHVFFESPETLLDFDDFLTHLEKHGLILDLKTQMLYTGNDIFCNGEVVCHDPSDRGALCALANQRHLQIASPSDELAELLYEWYECGYLNLG; this is translated from the coding sequence ATGGAGCAACAATCAATGCAATTATTGGGCGGCTTGAGTGCAGAACAGTTTCTGACCGAATACTGGCAGAAGAAGCCATTGCTGGTACGGCAGGCCGTACCTGGGTTTCAGGGGCTGATCGACCCTGCTGGGTTGAATGACTTGGCCTGTCGTGATGACGCGATTTCAAGGATCGTGCGATTTGAAAAACAGCAGTGGCAGTTGGCCCATGGACCATTTGATCGCCGGCAGCTGAAGCATTGGCAGCAAGGGGCCTGGACGATCCTGGTCAGCAACCTCAACCATTTCCTGCCCGAAGCCGCCAAGCTCTTCTACCAATTTCAGTTCATTCCTTTCGCACGCCTGGATGACTTGATGGTCAGCTACGCACCAGAGGGTGGTGGCGTGGGGCCACATTTCGATTCATATGATGTGTTTCTGCTGCAGGCAGGTGGCCGCAAACGCTGGCAGATCAGCGCTCAGGCTGATCAAACATTCATTGAGGATGCCCCTATCCGTGTCTTGAAGGATTTCCAGTCGGAGCAGGAATGGGTGCTGGAGCCCGGCGATATGTTGTATCTGCCACCGAAATACGCGCACCATGGCATTGCGCTCGAACCGGGCATGACCTACTCAATTGGGTTCCGCGCACCCAGCACGCAGGAGCTGGCAACCCAGTTCATGACCTATTTGCAGGATCACATCTCACTGCAAGGTATGTATACAGACCCAGACCTGCAACCTCAGCAGACTCCTGCGGAAATTCACCCGGACATGATTGCCAAGGTGCAACAGATGCTGACGCAGCTGACATGGCAGCGTGAAGATATCGCAGCTTTTCTGGGTACTTACCTGTCTGAGCCAAAAACGCATGTTTTCTTTGAATCACCCGAAACATTATTGGATTTCGACGACTTCCTGACGCATCTGGAAAAGCATGGCTTGATATTGGATCTGAAAACACAAATGCTTTATACGGGAAACGACATATTTTGCAATGGGGAAGTGGTTTGCCATGACCCGTCGGATCGAGGCGCATTATGCGCCTTGGCCAATCAACGGCATCTGCAAATTGCCTCACCCAGTGATGAATTGGCAGAGTTACTGTATGAGTGGTATGAATGCGGCTATCTGAACCTGGGCTGA
- the mutS gene encoding DNA mismatch repair protein MutS, with the protein MAVDQVEVSPKTAKPVADVQHTPMMQQYLRIKADHADKLVFYRMGDFYELFYGDAELAAKLLDITLTTRGASGGVPIRMAGVPYHSMEQYLAKLVKLGQSVAICEQIGDPNTSKGPVERKVVRVVTPGTLTDTALLDEKRDNVLLAIHAIKGLVGLAWLSLSSGAFRLKEVPAEQLVSELERIRPAEILLPDGLQLPVISQMGLTGKALAAWHFDTETAQRLLKQQFGTHDLTGFGCDGLLPALGAAGALVDYARQTQGSALPHLTALAVERGNEYLVLDAATRRNLELTETIRNESAPTLMSVLDQCASAMGSRLLRHWLHHPLRQHDQIITRQQAVIELMEQDAAGDVFEVLNRMADIERITARIALRTARPRDLSGLRDALLRLPELNPILQGLHAELWQPLQAALVVPPACMSLLASALQAEPAVVLREGGVIADGYSAELDELRAIQTNCGEFLLALEARERERTGIATLKVEFNRVHGFYIEVSRAQADNVPDDYRRRQTLKNAERFITPELKTFEDKALSAQDRALALEKSLYEALLDQLQTHLQSLQQLAAAVAQLDVLACLAERASTLNWVAPQFTTETVLEIDQGRHPVVESQIDHFIANDTRLASTRKLLLITGPNMGGKSTYMRQNALIVLLAHVGSLVPASRALIGPVDRIFTRIGASDDLAGGRSTFMVEMTETANILHHATEHSLVLMDEVGRGTSTFDGLALAYAIARHLLEKNGSYTLFATHYFELTRLSQAFPMAANVHLDAVEHKDRIVFLHAVQDGPASQSYGIQVAQLAGVPTPVIRSAKRHLAELEQMGAGGAFQGDLFASAPVYEEVNVSSPVVEALAGLDPDALTPRQALDALYHLKTLLNA; encoded by the coding sequence ATGGCAGTAGATCAAGTCGAAGTCTCCCCAAAAACAGCCAAACCCGTTGCAGATGTCCAGCACACACCCATGATGCAGCAATATCTGCGTATCAAAGCAGATCACGCAGACAAGTTGGTGTTCTACAGGATGGGTGACTTCTATGAGCTGTTCTACGGTGATGCCGAGCTGGCTGCCAAGCTATTGGATATCACCCTGACCACGCGTGGTGCGTCGGGCGGTGTGCCGATTCGAATGGCAGGGGTGCCCTATCATTCAATGGAGCAATATCTGGCCAAATTGGTCAAGCTGGGGCAGTCGGTCGCCATTTGTGAGCAGATCGGTGATCCGAACACGTCAAAAGGCCCGGTTGAACGGAAGGTCGTGCGCGTGGTGACGCCGGGAACCTTGACGGACACGGCGTTATTGGATGAAAAACGCGACAATGTCCTATTGGCCATTCATGCCATCAAGGGGTTGGTGGGCTTGGCCTGGTTGTCATTGTCCTCAGGCGCATTCCGTCTGAAAGAGGTGCCAGCTGAGCAATTGGTGTCTGAGTTGGAGCGCATCCGACCAGCGGAAATCCTGTTGCCGGATGGCCTGCAATTGCCGGTGATCAGCCAGATGGGTTTGACTGGCAAGGCGCTCGCTGCATGGCACTTTGATACTGAAACCGCTCAACGCCTGCTGAAACAGCAATTCGGCACGCACGATTTGACCGGCTTCGGGTGCGATGGGCTGTTGCCCGCATTGGGGGCGGCTGGGGCGCTGGTGGATTATGCGCGGCAGACACAGGGCTCTGCTTTGCCGCATCTGACCGCGCTGGCGGTCGAGCGTGGCAATGAATACCTGGTGCTGGATGCTGCGACCCGCCGCAATCTGGAATTGACTGAGACCATTCGTAATGAATCTGCGCCGACATTGATGTCGGTATTGGATCAATGCGCCTCTGCCATGGGTAGCCGCTTGTTACGCCATTGGCTGCATCATCCATTACGGCAGCATGACCAGATCATCACCCGGCAACAAGCAGTGATCGAGTTGATGGAGCAGGATGCTGCCGGTGATGTTTTCGAGGTATTGAACCGCATGGCCGATATCGAGCGCATCACCGCCCGCATCGCCCTGCGTACCGCTCGCCCCCGCGACCTGTCTGGTTTGCGCGATGCATTGTTGCGCCTGCCTGAGTTGAACCCGATCCTGCAGGGTTTGCATGCTGAGTTATGGCAACCACTGCAAGCCGCATTGGTGGTTCCACCAGCCTGCATGAGCCTGCTGGCGTCAGCCTTGCAGGCTGAGCCGGCGGTGGTATTGCGTGAGGGAGGGGTCATCGCGGATGGCTATTCCGCCGAGTTGGACGAGCTGCGGGCGATTCAGACCAACTGTGGAGAATTCCTGCTGGCGCTGGAGGCCAGGGAGCGCGAGCGGACAGGGATTGCAACGCTGAAGGTGGAATTCAACCGGGTGCATGGCTTTTACATCGAGGTCAGCCGTGCGCAGGCGGACAATGTACCGGACGATTATCGGCGGCGTCAGACACTGAAAAATGCCGAACGCTTCATCACGCCTGAGTTGAAAACCTTTGAAGACAAGGCATTATCTGCTCAGGATCGAGCGCTGGCGCTGGAGAAGAGCCTGTATGAAGCTTTGCTCGATCAGCTGCAGACCCATCTGCAGTCTCTACAGCAGTTGGCAGCTGCGGTGGCGCAGCTGGATGTTCTGGCGTGTTTGGCCGAGCGTGCGTCTACGCTGAATTGGGTTGCCCCTCAATTTACGACAGAAACCGTCTTGGAGATCGATCAGGGCCGCCACCCGGTAGTGGAAAGTCAAATCGATCATTTCATCGCCAATGACACCCGCCTGGCCAGCACCCGCAAGCTGCTACTGATCACCGGCCCCAATATGGGCGGTAAATCAACCTATATGCGACAGAATGCGTTGATCGTGCTGCTCGCCCATGTGGGTAGCCTGGTCCCCGCCAGCCGTGCGCTGATCGGGCCGGTGGATCGCATCTTCACACGCATTGGCGCATCTGACGACCTGGCCGGTGGTCGGTCGACCTTCATGGTCGAGATGACCGAGACAGCCAATATTCTGCACCATGCCACCGAGCATAGTCTGGTGCTGATGGATGAGGTGGGGCGGGGTACCTCGACATTTGATGGGTTGGCTTTGGCCTATGCCATTGCGCGCCACCTGCTTGAAAAAAATGGCAGCTATACCCTGTTTGCCACCCACTATTTCGAATTGACACGTCTGAGCCAGGCCTTTCCCATGGCTGCGAATGTCCACCTTGATGCTGTTGAGCACAAAGATCGAATTGTGTTTTTGCACGCAGTGCAAGATGGGCCGGCCAGCCAGTCATATGGAATCCAAGTGGCCCAGCTGGCTGGTGTGCCGACACCCGTGATCCGATCCGCCAAGCGCCATTTGGCTGAGTTGGAGCAGATGGGGGCTGGCGGAGCTTTCCAGGGTGACTTGTTTGCATCGGCACCTGTTTATGAAGAGGTGAATGTAAGCTCGCCTGTTGTGGAGGCGTTGGCAGGGCTGGACCCAGATGCCTTGACACCTCGTCAGGCATTGGATGCGCTTTATCACCTCAAGACTTTGCTGAATGCGTGA